One part of the Candidatus Baltobacteraceae bacterium genome encodes these proteins:
- a CDS encoding pepsin/retropepsin-like aspartic protease family protein: MPKRKTTFKTFWPASPNIKLKFLAKIVPCGTLAAALLATGYARADAPSLNDVLRAHLHALTALGVKRPHTIVSSGTLDGLGLKGTFTSWRDGDRERDDEVIGIRSQRTLRLGDVEYVQNANGDVRTLRGIMERRQITDDFIDSGDFARHPESDVFEGAAILRDGRKVWRVRVSPPGGETYDVALDADTAMIDRTAYVDGDAVVTTTFDDYRLVGGALVPYSEVDSSGDTAFDITSHVSRVDVDKPIDSSVFEPFAATVIDADGPMTVPLLYDRGHLFVRATAGATPLVFLIDTGSQGVFLDPDAARRLGLKTEGTLEIRGARRTSGLGVAALDAIDIGHARLPLHVVSVVDLHAVVYHAATVDGVLGYPFFAAAEVRIDPDRLTMTIGKPGTLRPQGTEITVDTDRELPETATTINGVPGRFLLDTGNSNELLVFHAFARDHPSAVFYAGSHYAQNSGVGGGSAAVRAMVNEIDLGPYKMYNRYTDVMLADNGAFADRNEAGNIGLGTLKNFVFTFDLSHRALFLDPTRSFDNGRGRSP, encoded by the coding sequence ATGCCGAAACGCAAAACTACGTTCAAAACGTTCTGGCCAGCTTCGCCAAATATAAAGCTCAAGTTCCTCGCTAAGATCGTTCCGTGCGGTACGCTCGCGGCCGCGCTGCTTGCGACCGGTTACGCGCGCGCCGATGCGCCGTCGCTCAACGACGTGTTGCGCGCGCATTTGCACGCGCTTACGGCGCTGGGCGTGAAACGCCCGCACACGATCGTTTCCAGCGGTACGCTCGACGGATTGGGACTGAAGGGAACGTTCACGAGTTGGCGCGACGGCGACCGCGAGCGCGACGACGAGGTCATCGGCATACGCTCGCAGCGAACGCTGCGGCTGGGCGACGTGGAGTACGTGCAAAACGCCAACGGCGACGTACGGACCTTACGCGGCATCATGGAGAGGCGCCAGATTACGGACGATTTCATCGACTCCGGCGACTTCGCTCGGCACCCCGAGAGTGACGTGTTCGAAGGCGCGGCGATCTTACGCGACGGGCGTAAGGTGTGGCGCGTTCGCGTATCTCCGCCGGGCGGCGAGACGTACGACGTGGCGCTCGACGCCGACACCGCGATGATCGACCGGACGGCGTACGTGGACGGCGACGCGGTGGTGACGACCACGTTCGACGACTATCGTCTCGTCGGCGGCGCGCTCGTGCCCTACTCCGAAGTCGACTCCAGCGGCGACACGGCCTTCGACATCACCTCGCACGTCAGCCGCGTCGACGTCGATAAACCGATCGATTCGAGCGTCTTCGAGCCGTTCGCGGCAACCGTGATCGACGCCGACGGTCCGATGACCGTTCCCCTGCTGTACGATCGCGGCCACCTATTCGTGCGCGCCACCGCCGGCGCTACGCCGCTGGTGTTTCTCATCGACACGGGATCGCAGGGCGTGTTCTTGGATCCCGACGCGGCGCGGCGGCTGGGCTTGAAAACCGAAGGCACGCTCGAAATACGCGGCGCTCGACGAACCAGCGGTCTGGGCGTCGCCGCGCTCGACGCGATCGACATCGGGCACGCGCGTTTACCGCTGCACGTCGTCTCGGTGGTCGATCTTCACGCGGTCGTGTATCACGCAGCCACGGTGGACGGCGTGCTGGGCTACCCGTTCTTCGCGGCGGCGGAGGTGCGAATCGACCCCGACCGTTTGACGATGACTATCGGCAAGCCGGGCACCTTGCGGCCGCAAGGAACCGAAATCACGGTCGACACCGATCGAGAGTTGCCCGAAACGGCGACGACCATCAACGGCGTGCCCGGACGATTTCTGCTCGATACCGGCAACTCCAACGAGCTGCTCGTCTTTCACGCGTTCGCGCGCGATCATCCCAGCGCGGTGTTCTATGCCGGAAGCCATTACGCGCAGAACAGCGGGGTCGGTGGAGGAAGCGCCGCGGTACGGGCGATGGTCAACGAAATCGACCTCGGACCGTACAAAATGTACAACCGCTACACCGACGTGATGCTCGCCGATAACGGAGCGTTCGCCGATCGTAACGAGGCGGGCAACATCGGCCTCGGAACGCTGAAAAACTTCGTCTTCACCTTCGATCTGTCGCACCGCGCGCTGTTTTTGGATCCGACGAGATCGTTCGATAACGGCAGGGGCCGCTCGCCGTAG
- a CDS encoding lytic transglycosylase domain-containing protein — protein MDINSDIAAVNRRIAEITSAVAPMPQPSTLPADAASGVGPDGLPVLDASRLGNTSFGALVSAALASQGGQPATDGDGISFAQAPNAPAPVAPDEIDRLVSANAATWNVDPSLIKAIIANESGFNANATSNVGAQGLMQLMPGTASGLGVTDAYDPAQNVWGGTRYIRGLLDRFGGNTELAVAAYNAGPGAVEKYNGVPPYAETQNYVQNVLASFAKYKAQVPR, from the coding sequence ATGGACATCAATAGCGACATCGCCGCCGTCAACCGGCGCATTGCGGAGATTACCTCGGCCGTGGCGCCGATGCCGCAGCCGAGCACCCTTCCGGCAGACGCCGCCAGCGGCGTCGGCCCCGACGGGCTTCCGGTTCTCGATGCGTCTCGGTTAGGCAACACGTCGTTTGGCGCGCTCGTCTCAGCCGCGCTTGCCTCGCAGGGCGGCCAGCCGGCCACCGACGGCGACGGAATCTCGTTCGCGCAGGCTCCAAACGCTCCGGCGCCCGTGGCGCCTGACGAGATCGACCGGCTCGTGAGCGCCAACGCCGCGACTTGGAACGTGGATCCGTCGCTGATCAAGGCGATCATCGCCAACGAGTCCGGGTTTAACGCCAATGCGACCTCGAACGTCGGCGCTCAGGGCTTGATGCAGCTGATGCCCGGCACGGCGTCGGGCTTAGGCGTTACCGACGCGTACGATCCGGCCCAGAACGTCTGGGGCGGTACGCGCTATATTCGCGGCCTGCTCGACCGCTTCGGCGGAAATACCGAGCTAGCGGTGGCGGCCTACAATGCCGGACCGGGTGCCGTCGAGAAGTACAACGGCGTTCCGCCGTATGCCGAAACGCAAAACTACGTTCAAAACGTTCTGGCCAGCTTCGCCAAATATAAAGCTCAAGTTCCTCGCTAA
- a CDS encoding ATP-binding cassette domain-containing protein, with product MTALSLGTCAFGRAIDHDGVPLDGGLPLAGRRVGVTLRVPRPNERGPVCEPFWTGVRVVDGLLTFGRGARVGIFGSPGAGKSTLIESIVDRCNADAVVIALVGERGREAQRWIERRDPRTTIVCATSDRAAAERIRASVVALAHATALRERGLHVLVVLDSLARVAGALRERATGAGESVGRAGYPPSVFGEMARLIEVAGPTASGSITLVATVLNDGDDRDPVSDAARALLDGHLVLSDRLAREGRFPAVDVLASASRTMPSIVDGAHAQCAARVRAAMAVLDRTADARSLGIQPVEAAALAAVAAEERIERFVRELAPADAAASVAALADLADTLEVPDGHQ from the coding sequence GTGACGGCACTGTCGCTGGGAACCTGCGCGTTCGGGCGTGCGATCGATCACGACGGAGTACCCCTCGATGGCGGATTACCGCTGGCCGGCCGGCGAGTCGGCGTCACGCTGCGCGTTCCGCGCCCCAACGAACGAGGGCCGGTGTGCGAGCCGTTTTGGACGGGGGTTCGCGTCGTCGACGGTCTGCTCACGTTTGGGCGCGGAGCGCGCGTCGGTATCTTTGGATCGCCGGGAGCCGGGAAGAGCACGCTGATCGAATCGATCGTCGACCGATGCAATGCCGACGCCGTGGTGATTGCGTTGGTCGGGGAACGTGGCCGCGAAGCGCAGCGGTGGATCGAACGCAGAGACCCGCGAACGACGATCGTGTGTGCCACGAGCGATCGCGCGGCGGCCGAGCGGATTCGAGCTTCGGTCGTCGCGTTAGCGCACGCGACGGCGCTGCGCGAGCGTGGTTTGCACGTGCTCGTCGTGCTCGACAGTTTGGCGCGCGTAGCGGGTGCGCTGCGCGAGCGCGCGACCGGCGCCGGCGAAAGCGTGGGTCGTGCCGGATATCCGCCGAGCGTCTTTGGCGAGATGGCACGGCTAATTGAGGTTGCCGGTCCGACGGCAAGCGGATCGATCACGCTCGTGGCAACGGTGCTCAACGACGGCGACGACCGCGATCCGGTAAGCGACGCCGCGCGCGCACTGCTCGACGGACATCTCGTGTTGTCGGACCGTCTCGCGCGAGAAGGACGGTTTCCAGCCGTGGACGTTTTGGCGAGTGCGAGCCGTACGATGCCGTCGATCGTCGACGGCGCGCACGCGCAGTGCGCGGCTCGAGTCCGCGCCGCGATGGCCGTCCTCGATCGGACGGCGGACGCACGATCCTTGGGAATCCAGCCGGTCGAAGCGGCAGCCCTCGCGGCGGTCGCGGCGGAGGAGCGCATCGAGCGGTTTGTGCGCGAGCTTGCGCCGGCGGATGCGGCCGCATCGGTGGCGGCTCTGGCGGATCTTGCCGATACTTTGGAGGTACCCGATGGACATCAATAG
- a CDS encoding FliH/SctL family protein — protein sequence MADRFIPLRDLLFDASEPENEPIETVPAPVEEAIPLAREAVGDVRRFRAAVRDAVDVTVRNVLCDVAAGVLARELTLAPANLEAIVEQACERHLAEGVVRVRVHPDEASHVAGTGLDVVADASLRRGDVLLETRSGTIDVSLGARLAGVLDTVAS from the coding sequence ATGGCTGATCGATTCATTCCGTTACGCGACCTGCTGTTCGATGCGAGCGAACCCGAAAACGAACCCATCGAAACGGTTCCGGCTCCAGTGGAGGAAGCGATCCCGCTCGCCCGTGAGGCAGTGGGCGACGTCCGGCGATTTCGCGCTGCGGTTCGCGATGCCGTCGACGTAACGGTGCGTAACGTGCTGTGCGACGTCGCGGCCGGCGTGCTCGCGCGCGAGCTCACGTTGGCGCCGGCGAATCTCGAAGCGATCGTCGAGCAGGCGTGCGAACGGCATTTGGCCGAAGGCGTCGTGCGCGTACGAGTTCACCCCGACGAAGCATCACACGTCGCCGGTACCGGCCTCGACGTCGTCGCGGATGCCTCGTTACGGCGCGGCGACGTCCTGCTCGAAACGCGCAGCGGCACGATCGACGTATCGTTAGGGGCTCGGCTTGCCGGCGTTCTCGATACCGTTGCGTCGTGA
- a CDS encoding flagellar M-ring protein FliF C-terminal domain-containing protein, with protein sequence MHQLAPLLSRWKMLPRSVRTALAAGGFAAVALSVTIGIASHPSREALFASPLHPEQLAEVQERLASWNVSFTPTADNVIVETSRRNDLLLRLALSGVPHAHVETTGEALASIGVLTPQSVIDAQTRAGLAGDIEAGLRGIDGVDDARVIVAPAKPAEFADESTDDASASVRLALRPGTRLSEAAVNGIRSFVAAAVTGLDPARVTILDDRGVALGAGDDGEEAVALQTSLQSALDAALGTGAAIVRVRAEYTVDSVARRDVRRAPAGQVAIGRATRSESYADGSKHYRRDDVNDDRGSDTRETIVQTPAGSIRRLSTGIFIDEARAFDLAKVRDLAAAVVGFDPKRGDTLAVQAVDFHRPAVARKDVWWLLYGTIVPLAPAVVIAIGAVIIVRLLLPVLSSFASTVLERAAVRDASHAVSGLAPARVRTALVHEPPHAAAAIISALPAATAAAVLELYPQHEREAIVRRMQRPLSPLLGDPEEYLRRHG encoded by the coding sequence ATGCACCAACTAGCTCCCCTGCTCAGTCGCTGGAAGATGCTGCCGCGCTCGGTCCGAACGGCGCTCGCCGCCGGCGGTTTCGCCGCGGTCGCACTGAGCGTCACGATCGGGATCGCGTCGCATCCCTCGCGCGAAGCGTTGTTTGCATCGCCGCTGCATCCCGAGCAGCTCGCGGAGGTTCAGGAACGTTTGGCGAGCTGGAACGTCTCATTTACGCCGACGGCCGATAACGTGATCGTCGAAACGTCACGCCGAAACGATCTCTTACTGCGCCTTGCGCTTTCGGGCGTTCCTCACGCGCACGTCGAGACGACCGGCGAGGCACTCGCGAGCATCGGCGTGTTGACTCCGCAATCGGTGATCGACGCCCAAACGCGCGCCGGTCTGGCGGGCGACATTGAAGCGGGCTTGCGAGGAATCGACGGCGTCGACGACGCTCGCGTGATCGTCGCGCCGGCCAAGCCGGCCGAGTTTGCCGACGAATCCACCGATGATGCCAGCGCCAGCGTCCGGCTCGCGCTTCGTCCCGGAACGCGCCTTAGCGAAGCGGCCGTCAACGGCATACGATCGTTCGTTGCCGCCGCCGTAACCGGTCTCGACCCCGCGCGTGTGACGATTCTCGACGATCGCGGTGTGGCGCTTGGTGCGGGCGATGACGGCGAGGAGGCCGTCGCGCTGCAAACATCGCTTCAGTCGGCGCTCGACGCCGCTCTGGGAACCGGAGCGGCGATCGTTCGAGTGCGAGCCGAGTATACCGTCGATAGCGTTGCGCGGCGAGACGTTCGGCGCGCGCCGGCCGGCCAAGTCGCCATCGGACGCGCGACGCGCAGTGAATCCTATGCGGACGGATCCAAGCACTATCGCCGCGACGACGTCAACGACGATCGCGGAAGCGATACGCGCGAAACCATCGTGCAAACACCGGCGGGATCGATCCGGCGGCTTTCGACCGGAATCTTTATCGACGAAGCGCGTGCGTTCGATCTCGCAAAAGTACGCGATTTGGCTGCAGCCGTGGTCGGATTCGATCCCAAACGAGGCGACACGCTCGCGGTGCAAGCCGTCGATTTTCACCGTCCGGCGGTGGCGCGCAAGGACGTCTGGTGGCTTCTCTATGGAACGATCGTGCCGCTCGCTCCCGCGGTCGTTATCGCGATCGGCGCCGTGATTATCGTCCGGCTGCTGTTGCCGGTGCTCTCATCGTTCGCGTCTACCGTGCTGGAACGAGCCGCGGTGCGAGATGCCTCGCACGCAGTATCGGGACTCGCGCCCGCGCGAGTGCGTACCGCGCTCGTACACGAACCGCCGCACGCCGCCGCCGCGATCATCAGCGCGTTGCCGGCGGCGACCGCCGCGGCCGTGCTCGAACTCTATCCGCAGCACGAGCGCGAGGCGATCGTTCGCCGAATGCAGCGGCCGCTGAGCCCGCTTCTGGGCGATCCCGAGGAGTACTTACGCCGTCATGGCTGA
- a CDS encoding flagellar hook-basal body complex protein FliE encodes MKVELLLPDLPGAPERPKTDEGATFFADIARALGSTLEHAQSAEDAFAAGAGSLQAAIYERARADVALSVATAAAGRATQAIQSILNMQV; translated from the coding sequence GTGAAAGTCGAACTCCTCCTCCCCGATCTTCCGGGCGCTCCGGAACGACCCAAAACCGACGAAGGCGCAACGTTCTTTGCCGATATCGCGCGTGCGCTCGGATCGACGCTGGAGCACGCGCAATCCGCGGAGGACGCGTTTGCCGCCGGCGCCGGATCGCTTCAGGCCGCAATCTACGAGCGCGCTCGCGCCGACGTCGCGCTCTCGGTGGCGACGGCCGCAGCCGGACGCGCGACGCAAGCCATCCAATCGATTCTCAACATGCAAGTGTAA
- a CDS encoding flagellar basal body rod C-terminal domain-containing protein yields MNLDLLDAAAAGMDAQRAALDVAARNVAAAEAAGPRGTYARAIPQFRVFDDDAGARVAFTGTHTERGSNVNLVTEMIAVMNASRAYESNAALFDVGKTLAEKTIDLGRL; encoded by the coding sequence ATGAACCTCGACCTGCTCGATGCTGCGGCTGCCGGCATGGACGCGCAGCGCGCGGCACTCGACGTGGCTGCGCGCAACGTTGCAGCGGCCGAAGCGGCCGGACCGCGAGGAACCTACGCTCGGGCGATTCCCCAGTTTCGCGTGTTCGACGACGATGCCGGCGCGCGCGTTGCGTTCACGGGCACGCACACCGAGCGGGGTTCGAACGTCAATCTGGTTACGGAAATGATCGCCGTGATGAACGCCTCGCGCGCGTACGAGTCGAACGCCGCACTCTTCGACGTCGGCAAGACGCTGGCGGAGAAGACCATCGATCTGGGGCGGTTGTGA
- a CDS encoding TMEM175 family protein: protein MNKARFEAFSDGVFAFAITLLILGIALPEARYANNGQLAAALLHLWPNVVAYALSFAVIGIMWQNHHALFRLIERVDRTTVFLNLLLLAGAAFIPFATSTLGTYPTMPASAFLYGVVLSYCATIYNALLAHLVRRRAFLDTVGGATIASTVLAYRIGWAIYVVSTLLALVAPAVSFAAYLAVAGYYLIPRGIDADM from the coding sequence ATGAATAAGGCACGCTTCGAAGCGTTTTCCGACGGCGTCTTCGCCTTTGCCATCACGCTGCTGATCCTGGGTATCGCGCTGCCCGAGGCGCGCTACGCGAACAACGGTCAACTAGCGGCGGCGTTGCTTCACCTCTGGCCGAACGTCGTCGCGTACGCGCTGAGCTTCGCCGTGATCGGCATCATGTGGCAGAATCACCACGCGCTGTTCCGCCTCATCGAACGCGTCGACCGCACGACCGTCTTTCTCAACCTTCTGCTGCTGGCCGGAGCGGCGTTCATTCCGTTTGCCACCAGCACGCTTGGCACGTATCCCACCATGCCTGCGTCAGCGTTTCTCTACGGCGTCGTACTTTCGTATTGTGCGACCATCTATAATGCCTTGCTCGCGCATCTCGTTCGCCGGCGCGCGTTCCTCGACACCGTCGGCGGTGCGACGATCGCGTCGACCGTTCTCGCCTATCGCATCGGTTGGGCGATCTACGTCGTCTCGACGCTGCTCGCGCTGGTTGCTCCGGCGGTAAGCTTCGCTGCCTACCTTGCCGTAGCGGGCTACTACCTGATCCCGCGCGGCATCGACGCCGATATGTAA
- a CDS encoding DUF3810 family protein: MLLWQPDAAWIERAYVNGGYPRWEHVAFSITDPAPWSLGDLAGLIGIAAIVWRVVAFFRRRKRTVALLGLALLDVAAILGLYVAWFELSWGWNYARAPVETRLSFDAARVTPQAANVLRARAMHEMNVLAPAAHAHTDQRLDLESLRRSWLPVVRRGGDDWIPLTGPAKPTITDPFMQATGTSGYINPFSLTVQTASDLLWFEKPFDMAHEWTHVGAYAREDEANYAAILTCLRSNDPVIEYSGWLELFLYLPPKARYRHSEFVPLVWQDFAAIRRRDARHINVLLAHWTWRTYNVYLKSNRIASGIQNYNEVTRLILGVPLDGDGLPVAK, encoded by the coding sequence TTGTTACTCTGGCAGCCGGACGCGGCGTGGATCGAGCGCGCGTACGTCAACGGCGGTTATCCGCGCTGGGAACACGTCGCGTTTTCGATCACCGATCCGGCTCCTTGGTCGCTTGGCGACCTAGCCGGACTCATCGGTATCGCAGCCATCGTGTGGCGCGTCGTCGCGTTCTTCCGGCGCCGCAAACGCACGGTTGCGCTGCTGGGACTAGCGCTGCTCGACGTCGCGGCGATTCTCGGTCTCTACGTCGCGTGGTTCGAGCTGAGCTGGGGCTGGAACTATGCGCGCGCCCCGGTCGAGACCCGGCTCTCGTTCGATGCCGCCCGCGTCACACCCCAAGCCGCGAACGTGCTGCGCGCCCGTGCGATGCACGAAATGAACGTGCTGGCGCCCGCGGCGCACGCGCACACCGACCAACGGCTCGACCTCGAGTCCTTGCGGCGATCGTGGCTGCCGGTCGTGCGGCGCGGCGGCGATGATTGGATACCGCTGACCGGTCCGGCCAAACCGACGATCACCGATCCGTTCATGCAGGCGACCGGAACGAGCGGCTACATCAACCCGTTTTCACTTACCGTACAAACCGCAAGCGATTTATTGTGGTTCGAAAAGCCCTTCGACATGGCGCATGAGTGGACGCACGTCGGCGCGTACGCGCGCGAAGACGAAGCCAACTACGCCGCGATCCTCACGTGCCTGCGTTCGAACGATCCCGTCATCGAGTATTCCGGCTGGCTCGAACTTTTTTTGTACCTGCCCCCGAAGGCGCGCTACCGCCACAGTGAGTTCGTACCGCTGGTGTGGCAAGATTTCGCCGCGATTCGCCGCCGCGACGCGCGCCACATCAACGTGCTGCTCGCGCACTGGACCTGGCGCACGTACAACGTCTATCTCAAAAGCAATCGGATCGCGTCGGGCATTCAAAACTATAACGAGGTCACGCGTTTGATTCTCGGCGTGCCGCTCGACGGCGACGGACTGCCGGTAGCCAAGTAG
- the rpsI gene encoding 30S ribosomal protein S9: protein MNDNVAATGRRKRAIARVKLTLGQGIITVNKKPFDEYFPRPQLQQIVRQPLEATQSLTRFDVVVKAEGGGVTGQAGAVRHGIARALLAMDETLKETLRKAGFLTRDPREKESKKYGRKRARKRFQYSKR, encoded by the coding sequence TTGAACGACAACGTCGCAGCCACCGGTCGCCGTAAACGCGCCATCGCCCGCGTCAAGCTGACGCTGGGTCAAGGCATCATCACGGTGAACAAAAAGCCGTTCGACGAGTACTTCCCGCGTCCGCAGCTTCAGCAGATCGTTCGTCAGCCGCTCGAAGCGACGCAGAGCCTCACGCGTTTCGACGTCGTGGTCAAGGCCGAAGGCGGCGGCGTGACCGGCCAAGCCGGAGCGGTGCGTCACGGTATTGCCCGCGCGCTGCTCGCGATGGACGAAACGCTCAAAGAGACGCTGCGTAAAGCCGGATTCCTCACGCGCGACCCGCGCGAAAAAGAGTCGAAGAAGTACGGCCGTAAGCGCGCTCGTAAGCGCTTCCAATACAGCAAACGCTAA
- the rplM gene encoding 50S ribosomal protein L13 — MRTYLQKTAETKHDWYIVDAAGQRLGTLAVRIARALSGKHKPTWTPHIDDGDHVIVINADKVELGGAKWDQKLYYRHSNYPGGLKVQTAREMHDKHPERLIETAVRGMLATNRTRDEQLRRLNVYTGPNHPHDAQKPQPLF, encoded by the coding sequence ATGCGGACCTATCTTCAAAAGACGGCCGAGACCAAGCACGATTGGTACATCGTCGACGCGGCCGGGCAACGCCTCGGCACGCTCGCGGTACGAATCGCGCGCGCACTCTCCGGCAAGCATAAACCCACGTGGACGCCCCATATCGACGACGGCGATCACGTGATCGTGATCAACGCCGACAAGGTCGAACTCGGCGGAGCGAAGTGGGATCAGAAGCTGTACTATCGGCACAGCAACTATCCGGGCGGTTTGAAAGTGCAGACCGCGCGCGAGATGCACGACAAGCATCCCGAGCGTTTGATCGAGACGGCCGTGCGCGGCATGCTCGCGACCAATCGCACGCGCGACGAGCAGCTGCGCCGCTTGAACGTCTACACCGGTCCGAATCATCCCCACGACGCGCAGAAGCCGCAGCCGCTGTTCTAG
- a CDS encoding MarR family transcriptional regulator has product MDSAPFEAVLRLATTHARIVRELETRIGGHHGLGFSELRLLRALAAAPDHRLRPTDLAAELEMTASGVTRAILPLEKRGIVKRESDPQDARASRVTLTAAGRSLAEHASVTAAETTAKLMRRLSVGQIKQLERLLTEIG; this is encoded by the coding sequence ATGGACTCCGCACCTTTTGAGGCCGTGCTTCGCCTGGCCACCACCCACGCCCGGATCGTCCGAGAACTCGAGACGCGCATTGGCGGCCATCACGGGCTCGGCTTCTCCGAGCTGCGCCTGCTGCGAGCCCTGGCGGCCGCGCCCGATCACCGCTTGCGCCCCACCGACCTCGCCGCCGAGCTGGAGATGACCGCCTCGGGGGTAACCCGAGCCATTCTGCCGCTCGAGAAGCGGGGGATCGTCAAGCGCGAGTCCGACCCGCAAGACGCCCGCGCCAGCCGGGTGACCCTCACCGCCGCCGGCCGGTCGTTGGCCGAGCACGCGTCGGTTACCGCCGCCGAAACGACGGCCAAGCTCATGCGCCGGCTCAGCGTCGGCCAAATCAAGCAGTTAGAGCGCTTGCTGACCGAAATCGGCTGA
- the truA gene encoding tRNA pseudouridine(38-40) synthase TruA has protein sequence MGRLARSRREARGSAPDDSGNRLTTVRFAVEYDGTEFCGFQWQPEVRTVAGVLEAALSDFFCEPVKLVCAGRTDTGVHATGQVVSLSTAAAFPFERLTLALNSALPPDVCVRDSAVVDAGFSARFSARERTYVYAILNRSTRSALLAKRAYHVWRELDLKRMRDAAQHLIGEHDFRSFCGVVPESGVTVRTVKRLVLSAYENTIRIEIAADGFLHHMVRTIVGTLVECGQGRRDSAGLARILGARNRAAAGHNAPPHGLYLAGVRYEDGYDSFGEPPLFRSPNVRR, from the coding sequence TTGGGCCGACTTGCTCGATCTCGACGAGAAGCGCGAGGTTCCGCGCCGGACGACTCCGGCAACCGCCTAACCACCGTTCGTTTCGCCGTCGAATACGACGGCACTGAGTTTTGCGGCTTCCAGTGGCAGCCGGAGGTTCGAACCGTCGCCGGCGTCCTGGAAGCCGCGCTCTCCGATTTTTTTTGCGAGCCGGTCAAGCTCGTGTGCGCGGGACGCACCGATACCGGCGTTCACGCAACCGGTCAGGTCGTTTCTCTTTCTACCGCGGCGGCGTTTCCGTTCGAACGTCTGACCCTCGCGCTCAATAGCGCGTTGCCGCCGGACGTTTGCGTGCGCGACAGCGCGGTCGTCGACGCAGGGTTCTCGGCGCGCTTCTCCGCGCGCGAACGCACGTATGTCTACGCCATTCTCAATCGCTCGACGCGGTCGGCGCTGTTGGCGAAACGCGCGTACCACGTGTGGCGCGAGCTCGACCTCAAGCGCATGCGCGACGCAGCGCAACACTTGATCGGCGAACACGATTTCCGTTCGTTTTGCGGGGTGGTTCCGGAGAGCGGTGTCACCGTGCGCACCGTAAAGCGGCTGGTTCTTTCGGCCTATGAAAATACCATTCGTATCGAAATTGCCGCGGACGGTTTTTTACACCACATGGTTCGCACCATCGTCGGGACGCTCGTGGAGTGTGGGCAAGGACGCCGCGACTCGGCCGGCCTCGCGCGCATCCTGGGCGCGCGTAATCGCGCCGCAGCCGGACATAACGCGCCCCCGCACGGGCTCTACCTTGCCGGCGTGCGGTACGAGGACGGCTATGATTCCTTTGGCGAACCGCCTTTGTTCCGCTCGCCTAACGTTCGACGCTAA
- a CDS encoding DUF5069 domain-containing protein, with protein MDLTKSYPRSVHAKWQGVVQLGRTIDKGRAVAHGNVGEYHYNCPMDQAVFGFLGIDHAKLLDAIKSAKSDTDIETFTRPYVAAKTAEEITRWNREWVTHEPPNEGSRAAFLELRNQIAPDRTDVTAWADLLDLDEKREVPRRTTPATA; from the coding sequence ATGGATCTTACAAAGAGCTACCCCCGCAGCGTTCATGCCAAGTGGCAGGGCGTCGTTCAACTCGGCCGGACGATCGACAAAGGCCGGGCCGTCGCGCACGGAAACGTGGGCGAGTACCACTACAACTGCCCGATGGACCAGGCCGTCTTCGGCTTCCTCGGGATCGATCACGCGAAGCTTCTCGACGCCATCAAGAGCGCGAAGAGCGACACGGACATTGAGACCTTCACGCGCCCCTATGTCGCCGCCAAGACGGCCGAGGAGATCACGCGCTGGAACCGTGAATGGGTCACGCATGAGCCTCCTAACGAGGGATCGCGTGCGGCGTTTCTCGAGCTGCGTAACCAAATAGCGCCGGACCGCACGGACGTTACAGCTTGGGCCGACTTGCTCGATCTCGACGAGAAGCGCGAGGTTCCGCGCCGGACGACTCCGGCAACCGCCTAA